Genomic window (Methanothrix sp.):
GACAATCGTCCTGGAAAAGTGAGGACCATTTCGGAGCAGACCGGATTTCGGCCACAGCAATCCCGCAAACCATATATCTCAGAGAAATAAAACAAATTGACATAAAGCTCGTAAAATTCAGAGGCATCTCTCCAGCAGGAGGGCCTGTGGATAGAACGGCAGAATCTGTGCTTGTGAGAAGCTGTTCGGAGCAGAGATGGAGGTAAAAATTATGTGTGGGTGTGGAGACAGACATGGCGAGATAATGCGAGCTCTTGGGGATAAGATGGGTGGATATGTCCCCGAGACGCTCAAGGCGATATACGACCACAGGCCTGAGCTCGTTGAGCTCATCGAGAGGCTCGACAGGGTGCTCCTTGAGGATGGCGCCCTCGACAAAAAGACGAAGAGGCTCATAGCGCTGGCCTGTGTTATAACGAGAATGTGTGAGGACTGTGTATACCCACAGGCAAAGGTTGCTGTGAATTATGGCGCAACAAAGGAGGAGATCCTGGAAACTCTGGAGGTATGCATGATCACAGGGGGCGTCCCGACATTCTCGATCGCCAAGAGTGGCATAAGCAAGCTGTTCAAAGAGATGGAGGATTGAGCTCAGGTTTGTGGGCTGCAGTACTGGAAAAGGCTGTCGTAGCTGGTGGACACTTGCATAATGCCAGCAGATCTCCCAGGGTCGCACGCGTCTGAACTCGACGATTCGGAGCACGACCTTAACGCAGCCCTCGCATACCTTTTTGAGCTGGATTTTCACAGAAGAGACATCACATCCTTTTTGCTCATCACCTTCAGGTCGAGGCTCGATGCGATCTCCTCAAGCCTCCTGCGCTCCTCTGAGCGGAATGATTTGCCATCCAGATAGACGCCGGACGCTCCTGAGAGCTCAGCCGCTCTCCTCATCACATCAAGGCTGAGCATCGATGCCTGGTACTTCGAGAACATGTGACCGAATGCGACATGCCCTGAGAGCATCAGATCGGTCTGCCTCTGAACATAGTGACCACCGCCAACTCCCAGAAGCACCGGTTCACCAGCATGCTCCTCATATCTCTCAAGCTCGAGAATCGCCCGTGCGACCGCGGTTCCTGCTGCTGGGTCGGTCCAGTGCTGCTCACATGAGCCTATCTCGGCGAACAGCGATGGTGTGCGCAGATCCACAGGCCCGTGGTGTGTGGCCTCGGCGGAGAGGCGAAATCCTGATGGGGAGTCACGCTGCAGGGCCATGAGCAGTCTTTTCAGGGCATATGGCGCTGGTCTGGAGAGCTCAAAAGATCCCTCCTGAACGACGCCGGTGAAGTGCCCTCCGAGCCATGCCACTGCCTCTTTTGATTTGTGCCTGGATGCGAAGACTATCAGCCTCGGCGAGAGGCCCATACGATCCAGCATACCCTCCAGGTTCCTGAGCCCCACAAGCTCACCCTCGATGCACAGCATGCAGCAGCTTTTGTGAAACCTGAGATCCCCATGCTCCTCCCACTCCACCAGCTCAAGCAGCCTCGAGGCTATGTTCGAGCTGGCCGGATCAGATGATGAGCAGATTATCACTATCTCGCTCATATCTCCTTTTCAATCCCCAGCATCTCAGCAACAGCAGGCGCGTAATCGAGCTTCTCCACTCTCATAGCTCTCAGCGGCATGATG
Coding sequences:
- a CDS encoding carboxymuconolactone decarboxylase family protein — protein: MEVKIMCGCGDRHGEIMRALGDKMGGYVPETLKAIYDHRPELVELIERLDRVLLEDGALDKKTKRLIALACVITRMCEDCVYPQAKVAVNYGATKEEILETLEVCMITGGVPTFSIAKSGISKLFKEMED
- a CDS encoding D-aminoacyl-tRNA deacylase encodes the protein MSEIVIICSSSDPASSNIASRLLELVEWEEHGDLRFHKSCCMLCIEGELVGLRNLEGMLDRMGLSPRLIVFASRHKSKEAVAWLGGHFTGVVQEGSFELSRPAPYALKRLLMALQRDSPSGFRLSAEATHHGPVDLRTPSLFAEIGSCEQHWTDPAAGTAVARAILELERYEEHAGEPVLLGVGGGHYVQRQTDLMLSGHVAFGHMFSKYQASMLSLDVMRRAAELSGASGVYLDGKSFRSEERRRLEEIASSLDLKVMSKKDVMSLL